The Xenopus tropicalis strain Nigerian chromosome 2, UCB_Xtro_10.0, whole genome shotgun sequence genome window below encodes:
- the LOC116408742 gene encoding uncharacterized protein DDB_G0290685-like isoform X34 — protein MGTTKPKLLCAYILLLLHLINTQDVGTAQAEECMELQPEKDVQQNQEATQDGQQKPKATEDGQQKPEATEDGQQKQEATEDGQQKQEATEDGQQKQEAIEDGQQKQEVTEDGQQKPEATEDGQQKQEATEDGQQKPEETEDGQQKPEATEDGQQKQEATEDGQQKPEATDDGEKKPEVTEDGQQKQEATEDVQQKQEATEDGQQKQEATEDGQKQQEATEDGQQKPEATEDGQQKQEATEDGQQKPEATDDGQQKQEATEDGQQKPEATEDGQQKQEGTEDVQQKQEATEDVQQKQEATEDGQQKPEVTEDGQQKQEATEDGQQKQEATEDGQQKQEATEDGQQKPEATEDGQQKEEATEDGQQKPEATEDVQQKSEATEDGQQKPEVTEDGQQKQEATEDGQQKQEATEDGQQKPEATEDGQQKQEATEDGQQKPEETEDGQQKQEATEDGQQKQEATEDGQQKPEATEDGQKQQEATEDGQQKPEATEDGQQKPEATEDGQQKQEATEDGQQKQEATEDGQQKPEATEDGQQKQEATEDGQQKQEATEDGQQKQEATEDGQQKQEATEDGQQKQEATEDGQQKQEVIEDNQQSAPADDGQQKQEATEDVQQKQVSTEDGQQKQEETEDGQQKPERTEDGQKKPEATKDGKQKQEATEGNQQSAPTNDKQKQSTSTEGLQCKDA, from the exons ATGGGAACTACAAAGCCAAAACTCCTCTGTGCTTACATTTTACTTCTTTTACACCTAATCAACACTCAAGATGTTG gtaCAGCACAAGCAGAAGAAT GTATGGAATTACAACCAGAAAAAG ATGTACAACAGAATCAAGAAGCGACACAGG ATGGACAACAGAAACCAAAAGCAACAGAGG ATGGACAACAGAAACCAGAAGCAACAGAGG ATGGACAACAGAAACAAGAAGCGACAGAGG ATGGACAACAGAAACAAGAAGCGACAGAGG atGGACAACAGAAACAAGAAGCAATAGAGG ATGGACAACAGAAACAAGAAGTGACAGAGG ATGGACAACAGAAACCAGAAGCGACAGAGG ATGGACAACAGAAACAAGAAGCGACAGAGG ATGGACAACAGAAACCAGAAGAGACAGAGG ATGGACAACAGAAACCAGAAGCGACAGAGG ATGGACAACAGAAACAAGAAGCGACAGAGG ATGGACAACAGAAACCAGAAGCGACAGATG ATGGAGAAAAGAAACCAGAAGTGACAGAGG ATGGACAACAGAAACAAGAAGCGACAGAGG ATGTACAACAGAAACAAGAAGCGACAGAGG ATGGACAACAGAAACAAGAAGCGACAGAGG ATGGACAAAAGCAACAAGAAGCGACAGAGG ATGGACAACAGAAACCAGAAGCGACAGAGG ATGGACAACAGAAACAAGAAGCGACAGAGG ATGGACAACAGAAACCAGAAGCGACAGATG ATGGACAACAGAAACAAGAAGCGACAGAGG ATGGACAACAGAAACCAGAAGCGACAGAGG ATGGCCAACAGAAACAAGAAGGGACAGAGG ATGTACAACAGAAACAAGAAGCAACAGAGG ATGTACAACAAAAACAAGAAGCAACAGAGG ATGGACAACAGAAACCAGAAGTGACAGAGG ATGGACAACAGAAACAAGAAGCGACAGAGG ATGGACAACAGAAACAAGAAGCGACAGAGG ATGGACAACAGAAACAAGAAGCGACAGAGG ATGGACAACAGAAACCAGAAGCGACAGAGG atggacaacagaaagaagAAGCGACAGAGG ATGGACAACAGAAACCAGAAGCGACAGAGG ATGTACAACAGAAATCAGAAGCGACAGAGG ATGGACAACAGAAACCAGAAGTGACAGAGG ATGGACAACAGAAACAAGAAGCGACAGAGG ATGGACAACAGAAACAAGAAGCGACAGAGG ATGGACAACAGAAACCAGAAGCGACAGAGG ATGGACAACAGAAACAAGAAGCGACAGAGG ATGGACAACAGAAACCAGAAGAGACAGAGG ATGGACAACAGAAACAAGAAGCGACAGAGG ATGGACAACAGAAACAAGAAGCGACAGAGG ATGGACAACAGAAACCAGAAGCGACAGAGG ATGGACAAAAGCAACAAGAAGCGACAGAGG ATGGACAACAGAAACCAGAAGCGACAGAGG ATGGACAACAGAAACCAGAAGCGACAGAGG ATGGACAACAGAAACAAGAAGCGACAGAGG ATGGACAACAGAAACAAGAAGCGACAGAGG ATGGACAACAGAAACCAGAAGCGACAGAGG ATGGACAACAGAAACAAGAAGCAACAGAGG ATGGACAACAGAAACAAGAAGCGACAGAGG ATGGACAACAGAAACAAGAAGCGACAGAGG ATGGACAACAGAAACAAGAAGCGACAGAGg ATGGACAACAGAAACAAGAAGCAACAGAGG aTGGACAACAGAAACAAGAAGTGATAGAGG ATAACCAACAATCAGCACCAGCAGATG ATGGACAACAGAAACAAGAAGCGACAGAGG ATGTACAACAGAAACAAGTATCAACAGAGG ATGGACAACAGAAACAAGAAGAGACAGAGG ATGGACAACAGAAACCAGAAAGGACAGAAG ATGGACAAAAGAAACCAGAAGCGACAAAAG ATGG aaaacagaaacaagAAGCTACAGAGG GTAACCAACAATCAGCACCAACAAATG
- the LOC116408742 gene encoding uncharacterized protein DDB_G0290685-like isoform X3, with translation MGTTKPKLLCAYILLLLHLINTQDVGTAQAEECMELQPEKDVQQNQEATQDGQQKPKATEDGQQKPEATEDGQQKQEATEDGQQKQEATEDGQQKQEAIEDGQQKQEVTEDGQQKPEATEDGQQKQEATEDGQQKPEETEDGQQKPEATEDGQQKQEATEDGQQKPEATDDGEKKPEVTEDGQQKQEATEDVQQKQEATEDGQQKQEATEDGQKQQEATEDGQQKPEATEDGQQKQEATEDGQQKPEATDDGQQKQEATEDGQQKPEATEDGQQKQEGTEDVQQKQEATEDVQQKQEATEDGQQKPEVTEDGQQKQEATEDGQQKQEATEDGQQKQEATEDGQQKPEATEDGQQKEEATEDGQQKPEATEDVQQKSEATEDGQQKPEVTEDGQQKQEATEDGQQKQEATEDGQQKPEATEDGQQKQEATEDGQQKPEETEDGQQKQEATEDGQQKQEATEDGQQKPEATEDGQKQQEATEDGQQKPEATEDGQKQQEATEDGQQKPEATEDGQQKQEATEDGQQKQEATEDGQQKPEATEDGQQKQEATEDGQQKQEATEDGQQKQEATEDGQQKQEATEDGQQKQEATEDGQQKQEVIEDGQQKQEATEDVQQKQVSTEDGQQKQEETEDGQQKPERTEDGQKKPEATKDGKQKQEATEGNQQSAPTNDKQKQSTSTEGLQCKDA, from the exons ATGGGAACTACAAAGCCAAAACTCCTCTGTGCTTACATTTTACTTCTTTTACACCTAATCAACACTCAAGATGTTG gtaCAGCACAAGCAGAAGAAT GTATGGAATTACAACCAGAAAAAG ATGTACAACAGAATCAAGAAGCGACACAGG ATGGACAACAGAAACCAAAAGCAACAGAGG ATGGACAACAGAAACCAGAAGCAACAGAGG ATGGACAACAGAAACAAGAAGCGACAGAGG ATGGACAACAGAAACAAGAAGCGACAGAGG atGGACAACAGAAACAAGAAGCAATAGAGG ATGGACAACAGAAACAAGAAGTGACAGAGG ATGGACAACAGAAACCAGAAGCGACAGAGG ATGGACAACAGAAACAAGAAGCGACAGAGG ATGGACAACAGAAACCAGAAGAGACAGAGG ATGGACAACAGAAACCAGAAGCGACAGAGG ATGGACAACAGAAACAAGAAGCGACAGAGG ATGGACAACAGAAACCAGAAGCGACAGATG ATGGAGAAAAGAAACCAGAAGTGACAGAGG ATGGACAACAGAAACAAGAAGCGACAGAGG ATGTACAACAGAAACAAGAAGCGACAGAGG ATGGACAACAGAAACAAGAAGCGACAGAGG ATGGACAAAAGCAACAAGAAGCGACAGAGG ATGGACAACAGAAACCAGAAGCGACAGAGG ATGGACAACAGAAACAAGAAGCGACAGAGG ATGGACAACAGAAACCAGAAGCGACAGATG ATGGACAACAGAAACAAGAAGCGACAGAGG ATGGACAACAGAAACCAGAAGCGACAGAGG ATGGCCAACAGAAACAAGAAGGGACAGAGG ATGTACAACAGAAACAAGAAGCAACAGAGG ATGTACAACAAAAACAAGAAGCAACAGAGG ATGGACAACAGAAACCAGAAGTGACAGAGG ATGGACAACAGAAACAAGAAGCGACAGAGG ATGGACAACAGAAACAAGAAGCGACAGAGG ATGGACAACAGAAACAAGAAGCGACAGAGG ATGGACAACAGAAACCAGAAGCGACAGAGG atggacaacagaaagaagAAGCGACAGAGG ATGGACAACAGAAACCAGAAGCGACAGAGG ATGTACAACAGAAATCAGAAGCGACAGAGG ATGGACAACAGAAACCAGAAGTGACAGAGG ATGGACAACAGAAACAAGAAGCGACAGAGG ATGGACAACAGAAACAAGAAGCGACAGAGG ATGGACAACAGAAACCAGAAGCGACAGAGG ATGGACAACAGAAACAAGAAGCGACAGAGG ATGGACAACAGAAACCAGAAGAGACAGAGG ATGGACAACAGAAACAAGAAGCGACAGAGG ATGGACAACAGAAACAAGAAGCGACAGAGG ATGGACAACAGAAACCAGAAGCGACAGAGG ATGGACAAAAGCAACAAGAAGCGACAGAGG ATGGACAACAGAAACCAGAAGCGACAGAGG ATGGACAAAAGCAACAAGAAGCGACAGAGG ATGGACAACAGAAACCAGAAGCGACAGAGG ATGGACAACAGAAACAAGAAGCGACAGAGG ATGGACAACAGAAACAAGAAGCGACAGAGG ATGGACAACAGAAACCAGAAGCGACAGAGG ATGGACAACAGAAACAAGAAGCAACAGAGG ATGGACAACAGAAACAAGAAGCGACAGAGG ATGGACAACAGAAACAAGAAGCGACAGAGG ATGGACAACAGAAACAAGAAGCGACAGAGg ATGGACAACAGAAACAAGAAGCAACAGAGG aTGGACAACAGAAACAAGAAGTGATAGAGG ATGGACAACAGAAACAAGAAGCGACAGAGG ATGTACAACAGAAACAAGTATCAACAGAGG ATGGACAACAGAAACAAGAAGAGACAGAGG ATGGACAACAGAAACCAGAAAGGACAGAAG ATGGACAAAAGAAACCAGAAGCGACAAAAG ATGG aaaacagaaacaagAAGCTACAGAGG GTAACCAACAATCAGCACCAACAAATG
- the LOC116408742 gene encoding high mobility group nucleosome-binding domain-containing protein 5-like isoform X47 — protein sequence MGTTKPKLLCAYILLLLHLINTQDVGTAQAEECMELQPEKDVQQNQEATQDGQQKPKATEDGQQKPEATEDGQQKQEATEDGQQKQEATEDGQQKQEAIEDGQQKQEVTEDGQQKPEATEDGQQKQEATEDGQQKPEETEDGQQKPEATEDGQQKQEATEDGQQKPEATDDGEKKPEVTEDGQQKQEATEDVQQKQEATEDGQQKQEATEDGQKQQEATEDGQQKPEATEDGQQKQEATEDGQQKPEATDDGQQKQEATEDGQQKPEATEDGQQKQEGTEDVQQKQEATEDVQQKQEATEDGQQKPEVTEDGQQKQEATEDGQQKQEATEDGQQKQEATEDGQQKPEATEDGQQKEEATEDGQQKPEATEDVQQKSEATEDGQQKPEVTEDGQQKQEATEDGQQKQEATEDGQQKPEATEDGQQKQEATEDGQQKPEETEDGQQKQEATEDGQQKQEATEDGQQKPEATEDGQKQQEATEDGQQKPEATEDGQKQQEATEDGQQKPEATEDGQQKQEATEDGQQKQEATEDGQQKPEATEDGQQKQEATEDGQQKQEATEDGQQKQEATEDGQQKQEATEDGQQKQEATEDGQQKQEVIEDNQQSAPADDGQQKQEATEDGQQKQEETEDGQKKPEATKDGKQKQEATEGNQQSAPTNDKQKQSTSTEGLQCKDA from the exons ATGGGAACTACAAAGCCAAAACTCCTCTGTGCTTACATTTTACTTCTTTTACACCTAATCAACACTCAAGATGTTG gtaCAGCACAAGCAGAAGAAT GTATGGAATTACAACCAGAAAAAG ATGTACAACAGAATCAAGAAGCGACACAGG ATGGACAACAGAAACCAAAAGCAACAGAGG ATGGACAACAGAAACCAGAAGCAACAGAGG ATGGACAACAGAAACAAGAAGCGACAGAGG ATGGACAACAGAAACAAGAAGCGACAGAGG atGGACAACAGAAACAAGAAGCAATAGAGG ATGGACAACAGAAACAAGAAGTGACAGAGG ATGGACAACAGAAACCAGAAGCGACAGAGG ATGGACAACAGAAACAAGAAGCGACAGAGG ATGGACAACAGAAACCAGAAGAGACAGAGG ATGGACAACAGAAACCAGAAGCGACAGAGG ATGGACAACAGAAACAAGAAGCGACAGAGG ATGGACAACAGAAACCAGAAGCGACAGATG ATGGAGAAAAGAAACCAGAAGTGACAGAGG ATGGACAACAGAAACAAGAAGCGACAGAGG ATGTACAACAGAAACAAGAAGCGACAGAGG ATGGACAACAGAAACAAGAAGCGACAGAGG ATGGACAAAAGCAACAAGAAGCGACAGAGG ATGGACAACAGAAACCAGAAGCGACAGAGG ATGGACAACAGAAACAAGAAGCGACAGAGG ATGGACAACAGAAACCAGAAGCGACAGATG ATGGACAACAGAAACAAGAAGCGACAGAGG ATGGACAACAGAAACCAGAAGCGACAGAGG ATGGCCAACAGAAACAAGAAGGGACAGAGG ATGTACAACAGAAACAAGAAGCAACAGAGG ATGTACAACAAAAACAAGAAGCAACAGAGG ATGGACAACAGAAACCAGAAGTGACAGAGG ATGGACAACAGAAACAAGAAGCGACAGAGG ATGGACAACAGAAACAAGAAGCGACAGAGG ATGGACAACAGAAACAAGAAGCGACAGAGG ATGGACAACAGAAACCAGAAGCGACAGAGG atggacaacagaaagaagAAGCGACAGAGG ATGGACAACAGAAACCAGAAGCGACAGAGG ATGTACAACAGAAATCAGAAGCGACAGAGG ATGGACAACAGAAACCAGAAGTGACAGAGG ATGGACAACAGAAACAAGAAGCGACAGAGG ATGGACAACAGAAACAAGAAGCGACAGAGG ATGGACAACAGAAACCAGAAGCGACAGAGG ATGGACAACAGAAACAAGAAGCGACAGAGG ATGGACAACAGAAACCAGAAGAGACAGAGG ATGGACAACAGAAACAAGAAGCGACAGAGG ATGGACAACAGAAACAAGAAGCGACAGAGG ATGGACAACAGAAACCAGAAGCGACAGAGG ATGGACAAAAGCAACAAGAAGCGACAGAGG ATGGACAACAGAAACCAGAAGCGACAGAGG ATGGACAAAAGCAACAAGAAGCGACAGAGG ATGGACAACAGAAACCAGAAGCGACAGAGG ATGGACAACAGAAACAAGAAGCGACAGAGG ATGGACAACAGAAACAAGAAGCGACAGAGG ATGGACAACAGAAACCAGAAGCGACAGAGG ATGGACAACAGAAACAAGAAGCAACAGAGG ATGGACAACAGAAACAAGAAGCGACAGAGG ATGGACAACAGAAACAAGAAGCGACAGAGG ATGGACAACAGAAACAAGAAGCGACAGAGg ATGGACAACAGAAACAAGAAGCAACAGAGG aTGGACAACAGAAACAAGAAGTGATAGAGG ATAACCAACAATCAGCACCAGCAGATG ATGGACAACAGAAACAAGAAGCGACAGAGG ATGGACAACAGAAACAAGAAGAGACAGAGG ATGGACAAAAGAAACCAGAAGCGACAAAAG ATGG aaaacagaaacaagAAGCTACAGAGG GTAACCAACAATCAGCACCAACAAATG
- the LOC116408742 gene encoding uncharacterized protein DDB_G0290685-like isoform X7 has protein sequence MGTTKPKLLCAYILLLLHLINTQDVGTAQAEECMELQPEKDVQQNQEATQDGQQKPKATEDGQQKPEATEDGQQKQEATEDGQQKQEATEDGQQKQEAIEDGQQKQEVTEDGQQKPEATEDGQQKQEATEDGQQKPEETEDGQQKPEATEDGQQKQEATEDGQQKPEATDDGQQKQEATEDVQQKQEATEDGQQKQEATEDGQKQQEATEDGQQKPEATEDGQQKQEATEDGQQKPEATDDGQQKQEATEDGQQKPEATEDGQQKQEGTEDVQQKQEATEDVQQKQEATEDGQQKPEVTEDGQQKQEATEDGQQKQEATEDGQQKQEATEDGQQKPEATEDGQQKEEATEDGQQKPEATEDVQQKSEATEDGQQKPEVTEDGQQKQEATEDGQQKQEATEDGQQKPEATEDGQQKQEATEDGQQKPEETEDGQQKQEATEDGQQKQEATEDGQQKPEATEDGQKQQEATEDGQQKPEATEDGQKQQEATEDGQQKPEATEDGQQKQEATEDGQQKQEATEDGQQKPEATEDGQQKQEATEDGQQKQEATEDGQQKQEATEDGQQKQEATEDGQQKQEATEDGQQKQEVIEDNQQSAPADDGQQKQEATEDVQQKQVSTEDGQQKQEETEDGQQKPERTEDGQKKPEATKDGKQKQEATEGNQQSAPTNDKQKQSTSTEGLQCKDA, from the exons ATGGGAACTACAAAGCCAAAACTCCTCTGTGCTTACATTTTACTTCTTTTACACCTAATCAACACTCAAGATGTTG gtaCAGCACAAGCAGAAGAAT GTATGGAATTACAACCAGAAAAAG ATGTACAACAGAATCAAGAAGCGACACAGG ATGGACAACAGAAACCAAAAGCAACAGAGG ATGGACAACAGAAACCAGAAGCAACAGAGG ATGGACAACAGAAACAAGAAGCGACAGAGG ATGGACAACAGAAACAAGAAGCGACAGAGG atGGACAACAGAAACAAGAAGCAATAGAGG ATGGACAACAGAAACAAGAAGTGACAGAGG ATGGACAACAGAAACCAGAAGCGACAGAGG ATGGACAACAGAAACAAGAAGCGACAGAGG ATGGACAACAGAAACCAGAAGAGACAGAGG ATGGACAACAGAAACCAGAAGCGACAGAGG ATGGACAACAGAAACAAGAAGCGACAGAGG ATGGACAACAGAAACCAGAAGCGACAGATG ATGGACAACAGAAACAAGAAGCGACAGAGG ATGTACAACAGAAACAAGAAGCGACAGAGG ATGGACAACAGAAACAAGAAGCGACAGAGG ATGGACAAAAGCAACAAGAAGCGACAGAGG ATGGACAACAGAAACCAGAAGCGACAGAGG ATGGACAACAGAAACAAGAAGCGACAGAGG ATGGACAACAGAAACCAGAAGCGACAGATG ATGGACAACAGAAACAAGAAGCGACAGAGG ATGGACAACAGAAACCAGAAGCGACAGAGG ATGGCCAACAGAAACAAGAAGGGACAGAGG ATGTACAACAGAAACAAGAAGCAACAGAGG ATGTACAACAAAAACAAGAAGCAACAGAGG ATGGACAACAGAAACCAGAAGTGACAGAGG ATGGACAACAGAAACAAGAAGCGACAGAGG ATGGACAACAGAAACAAGAAGCGACAGAGG ATGGACAACAGAAACAAGAAGCGACAGAGG ATGGACAACAGAAACCAGAAGCGACAGAGG atggacaacagaaagaagAAGCGACAGAGG ATGGACAACAGAAACCAGAAGCGACAGAGG ATGTACAACAGAAATCAGAAGCGACAGAGG ATGGACAACAGAAACCAGAAGTGACAGAGG ATGGACAACAGAAACAAGAAGCGACAGAGG ATGGACAACAGAAACAAGAAGCGACAGAGG ATGGACAACAGAAACCAGAAGCGACAGAGG ATGGACAACAGAAACAAGAAGCGACAGAGG ATGGACAACAGAAACCAGAAGAGACAGAGG ATGGACAACAGAAACAAGAAGCGACAGAGG ATGGACAACAGAAACAAGAAGCGACAGAGG ATGGACAACAGAAACCAGAAGCGACAGAGG ATGGACAAAAGCAACAAGAAGCGACAGAGG ATGGACAACAGAAACCAGAAGCGACAGAGG ATGGACAAAAGCAACAAGAAGCGACAGAGG ATGGACAACAGAAACCAGAAGCGACAGAGG ATGGACAACAGAAACAAGAAGCGACAGAGG ATGGACAACAGAAACAAGAAGCGACAGAGG ATGGACAACAGAAACCAGAAGCGACAGAGG ATGGACAACAGAAACAAGAAGCAACAGAGG ATGGACAACAGAAACAAGAAGCGACAGAGG ATGGACAACAGAAACAAGAAGCGACAGAGG ATGGACAACAGAAACAAGAAGCGACAGAGg ATGGACAACAGAAACAAGAAGCAACAGAGG aTGGACAACAGAAACAAGAAGTGATAGAGG ATAACCAACAATCAGCACCAGCAGATG ATGGACAACAGAAACAAGAAGCGACAGAGG ATGTACAACAGAAACAAGTATCAACAGAGG ATGGACAACAGAAACAAGAAGAGACAGAGG ATGGACAACAGAAACCAGAAAGGACAGAAG ATGGACAAAAGAAACCAGAAGCGACAAAAG ATGG aaaacagaaacaagAAGCTACAGAGG GTAACCAACAATCAGCACCAACAAATG
- the LOC116408742 gene encoding uncharacterized protein DDB_G0290685-like isoform X25: MGTTKPKLLCAYILLLLHLINTQDVGTAQAEECMELQPEKDVQQNQEATQDGQQKPKATEDGQQKPEATEDGQQKQEATEDGQQKQEATEDGQQKQEAIEDGQQKQEVTEDGQQKPEATEDGQQKQEATEDGQQKPEETEDGQQKPEATEDGQQKQEATEDGQQKPEATDDGEKKPEVTEDGQQKQEATEDVQQKQEATEDGQQKQEATEDGQKQQEATEDGQQKPEATEDGQQKQEATEDGQQKPEATDDGQQKQEATEDGQQKPEATEDGQQKQEGTEDVQQKQEATEDVQQKQEATEDGQQKPEVTEDGQQKQEATEDGQQKQEATEDGQQKQEATEDGQQKPEETEDGQQKPEATEDVQQKSEATEDGQQKPEVTEDGQQKQEATEDGQQKQEATEDGQQKPEATEDGQQKQEATEDGQQKPEETEDGQQKQEATEDGQQKQEATEDGQQKPEATEDGQKQQEATEDGQQKPEATEDGQKQQEATEDGQQKPEATEDGQQKQEATEDGQQKQEATEDGQQKPEATEDGQQKQEATEDGQQKQEATEDGQQKQEATEDGQQKQEATEDGQQKQEATEDGQQKQEVIEDNQQSAPADDGQQKQEATEDVQQKQVSTEDGQQKQEETEDGQQKPERTEDGQKKPEATKDGKQKQEATEGNQQSAPTNDKQKQSTSTEGLQCKDA; this comes from the exons ATGGGAACTACAAAGCCAAAACTCCTCTGTGCTTACATTTTACTTCTTTTACACCTAATCAACACTCAAGATGTTG gtaCAGCACAAGCAGAAGAAT GTATGGAATTACAACCAGAAAAAG ATGTACAACAGAATCAAGAAGCGACACAGG ATGGACAACAGAAACCAAAAGCAACAGAGG ATGGACAACAGAAACCAGAAGCAACAGAGG ATGGACAACAGAAACAAGAAGCGACAGAGG ATGGACAACAGAAACAAGAAGCGACAGAGG atGGACAACAGAAACAAGAAGCAATAGAGG ATGGACAACAGAAACAAGAAGTGACAGAGG ATGGACAACAGAAACCAGAAGCGACAGAGG ATGGACAACAGAAACAAGAAGCGACAGAGG ATGGACAACAGAAACCAGAAGAGACAGAGG ATGGACAACAGAAACCAGAAGCGACAGAGG ATGGACAACAGAAACAAGAAGCGACAGAGG ATGGACAACAGAAACCAGAAGCGACAGATG ATGGAGAAAAGAAACCAGAAGTGACAGAGG ATGGACAACAGAAACAAGAAGCGACAGAGG ATGTACAACAGAAACAAGAAGCGACAGAGG ATGGACAACAGAAACAAGAAGCGACAGAGG ATGGACAAAAGCAACAAGAAGCGACAGAGG ATGGACAACAGAAACCAGAAGCGACAGAGG ATGGACAACAGAAACAAGAAGCGACAGAGG ATGGACAACAGAAACCAGAAGCGACAGATG ATGGACAACAGAAACAAGAAGCGACAGAGG ATGGACAACAGAAACCAGAAGCGACAGAGG ATGGCCAACAGAAACAAGAAGGGACAGAGG ATGTACAACAGAAACAAGAAGCAACAGAGG ATGTACAACAAAAACAAGAAGCAACAGAGG ATGGACAACAGAAACCAGAAGTGACAGAGG ATGGACAACAGAAACAAGAAGCGACAGAGG ATGGACAACAGAAACAAGAAGCGACAGAGG ATGGACAACAGAAACAAGAAGCGACAGAGG atggacAACAGAAACCAGAAGAGACAGAGG ATGGACAACAGAAACCAGAAGCGACAGAGG ATGTACAACAGAAATCAGAAGCGACAGAGG ATGGACAACAGAAACCAGAAGTGACAGAGG ATGGACAACAGAAACAAGAAGCGACAGAGG ATGGACAACAGAAACAAGAAGCGACAGAGG ATGGACAACAGAAACCAGAAGCGACAGAGG ATGGACAACAGAAACAAGAAGCGACAGAGG ATGGACAACAGAAACCAGAAGAGACAGAGG ATGGACAACAGAAACAAGAAGCGACAGAGG ATGGACAACAGAAACAAGAAGCGACAGAGG ATGGACAACAGAAACCAGAAGCGACAGAGG ATGGACAAAAGCAACAAGAAGCGACAGAGG ATGGACAACAGAAACCAGAAGCGACAGAGG ATGGACAAAAGCAACAAGAAGCGACAGAGG ATGGACAACAGAAACCAGAAGCGACAGAGG ATGGACAACAGAAACAAGAAGCGACAGAGG ATGGACAACAGAAACAAGAAGCGACAGAGG ATGGACAACAGAAACCAGAAGCGACAGAGG ATGGACAACAGAAACAAGAAGCAACAGAGG ATGGACAACAGAAACAAGAAGCGACAGAGG ATGGACAACAGAAACAAGAAGCGACAGAGG ATGGACAACAGAAACAAGAAGCGACAGAGg ATGGACAACAGAAACAAGAAGCAACAGAGG aTGGACAACAGAAACAAGAAGTGATAGAGG ATAACCAACAATCAGCACCAGCAGATG ATGGACAACAGAAACAAGAAGCGACAGAGG ATGTACAACAGAAACAAGTATCAACAGAGG ATGGACAACAGAAACAAGAAGAGACAGAGG ATGGACAACAGAAACCAGAAAGGACAGAAG ATGGACAAAAGAAACCAGAAGCGACAAAAG ATGG aaaacagaaacaagAAGCTACAGAGG GTAACCAACAATCAGCACCAACAAATG